A portion of the Bubalus kerabau isolate K-KA32 ecotype Philippines breed swamp buffalo chromosome 1, PCC_UOA_SB_1v2, whole genome shotgun sequence genome contains these proteins:
- the CCDC59 gene encoding thyroid transcription factor 1-associated protein 26 yields MAPVWPAARGRTGGLGTRGGVSPVEFRNKNVKRKTWGPNHLQAFAGSVREGQGFAFRRKLKIQQTYKKLLRREKKSQTPSESPFTDWYPDHLKHLYLAEEARLRKQLRKADQPLSEEQVDQPLPEDQGSNDQALSEEHCSTEQPQPEEPCSIRINSINIPKKNKKKTSNQKAQEEYEQIQAKRAAKKQEFERRKQEREEAQRLYKKKKMEVFKILSKKTKKGQPNLNLQMEYLLKKIQEKN; encoded by the exons ATGGCGCCCGTTTGGCCGGCAGCAAGGGGGCGAACAGGGGGGTTGGGTACGCGTGGAGGAGTTTCACCGGTTGAATTCAGAAATAAGAATGTGAAACGGAAAACATGGGGACCTAATCATCTGCAAGCCTTCGCAGGGAGCGTTCGCGAAG GACAAGGCTTTGCATTTCGAAGAAAACTCAAGATTCAGCAAACTTATAAGAAGTTACTCCGGAGGGAAAAGAAGTCTCAAACCCCAAGTGAATCCCCCTTCACAGATTGGTATCCCGATCATCTGAAACATCTTTATTTAGCTGAAGAGGCAAGACTCAGGAAGCAGCTTAGAAAAGCTGACCAGCCTCTGTCAGAAGAACAGGTTGATCAGCCTTTGCCAGAAGACCAAGGTAGCAATGACCAGGCTTTGTCTGAAGAACACTGTAGCACTGAGCAGCCTCAGCCAGAAGAACCGTGTAGCATAAGAATAAA CTCCATTAatattccaaagaaaaataaaaagaaaacgtCAAATCAAAAAGCACAGGAAGAATATGAGCAGATACAAGCTAAGCGTGCTGCTAAGAAACAA GAATTTGagaggagaaaacaagagagagaagAAGCTCAAAGACtctacaaaaagaagaaaatggaagtgtTCAAAATACTGAGCAAAAAGACTAAAAAGGGGCAACCAAACTTGAATTTACAAATGGAGTATCttctaaaaaaaatacaagaaaagaattaa